A part of Saccharomonospora amisosensis genomic DNA contains:
- a CDS encoding type VII secretion target yields the protein MSDGRGYQVLTEELDTHAGKVDGFAERMRTAVDAARQVTMDNSAYGVICQPFALLLQPFEEMGVRALEQAAESITETADKVREAASAYTAREGETSAAVRQAGSGL from the coding sequence GTGAGCGACGGGCGGGGATACCAGGTCCTGACCGAGGAGCTGGACACGCACGCGGGCAAGGTGGACGGCTTCGCCGAGCGGATGCGTACCGCGGTGGACGCCGCGCGCCAGGTGACGATGGACAACAGTGCCTACGGCGTGATCTGCCAGCCGTTCGCGTTGTTGCTACAGCCGTTCGAGGAGATGGGCGTGCGGGCGCTGGAACAGGCGGCCGAATCCATCACCGAGACGGCGGACAAGGTCCGCGAGGCCGCGTCGGCGTACACGGCACGCGAGGGTGAGACCTCGGCCGCGGTGCGGCAGGCGGGGAGTGGTCTGTGA
- a CDS encoding DUF6531 domain-containing protein — protein sequence MPEGNPLVAQEQSQTTAVTGIGIAESAQGLAQGISDGSWVAAGLGAVGTGLEVLSMVIDPVGTLMQYGVSWLIEHVQPLKEALDWLAGDPPVIQSFSQTWANVAAEVSAIAQEVGNEANNGTSGWTGTGADAYRGSAAQQADAIAGAASLSEGISTGVMIMGEVVAAVRETVRDLVAELVGKLITWALEAAATLGFATPAIAAQATAAISKAISTISDLIRKLVKTISNVSPLIRKVITKLDEIIQALAKLGRKIDGGSPSGATTPSGATTPSGFDGPSGFTTPSGSTTPSGSTTPSGSTTPDAPSSSPKPDGTSPSSTSPDGTTSPNGSTTKPDTSSPGSSRPDGSLRSDAQTPRDRAQEPVGRCGRREPIDVATGEMYLVQTDLELPGLLQLVITRVHVSSYRSGRLFGDTWASTLDQRLELDEDGACYAGPDGVILVYPRLPRHESDRVLPVEGARWPLTRAADGFLISQPESGRVLTFAGEGSRRPLVAVNHRNGDWIRFLHDAGMPTGIQHSGGYDVRIETTDSRVTALRLREPGSLNLMTVVRYGYDDAGRLCEVVNSSGQPWRCEYDEQGRITRWVARNGEWYRYHYDEAGRCVRTEGSGGALTGRLDYEPARRLTRETDSLGNVSHYYFNEANQLVRQLDPLGGETRYEWDRYDRLLSRTDALGRTTRFEYDDNGNRTGIVRPDGSRLVSEYNELRQVVYLRAPDGREWRRNYDERGNLLSVTDEQGGVTRYGYDSKGHLSSVVDQSGNVTRIETNRAGLPIRVIGAGGAVTSYTRDVFGRISRIEDAAGGTTFIGWTVEGLPTWRKAPDGTVERWSYDAEGNRTEYVDQLGRTTKTATTHFNLPARSVGPDGQEFRFTYDTELRLTSVRNGRGEVWRYEYDANGNVVRETDFNGREMHYSYDAAGQLVERRNGAAEVVRYTRDVFGNVVERDADGKTSWFEYDSLGRTLRARNGDAEVVLQRDSTGRVVREIINGRAVDTGYDFIGRKVSRRTPTGAQAYWSYDSTNRASEFRTGTHSIAFEYDTAGREIERLLDSGVTLAQRWDSNHRLASQTLSATGTDERGHDSLLAWRRFGYDAGGQLRSIEESGLRRRFDVDVAGRVTAVSGSGWSERYAYDAAGNVTAAAWPATDTDVQGLRTYRGALLRDSGLVRYEYDRQGRVVLRQKKRLSKRPATWRYTWDAEDRLVGLVTPEGDRWRYRYDPFGRRVAKERLSADGASVVEWTVFAWDGPLLVEQADSTGKALVWDYEPGSFRPVSQQERVGGSREAPDEWFENRFWAIVSDLVGTPAELVDEHGSVVWQARTTLWGVPAQSSPAGVGTPLRFPGQYHDAETGLSYNYQRYYDPETGRYQSFDPLGLAPSPNPNSYVPNPTAQIDPLGLEGGPLFRGTTEGYEGGNAARKLGVTFTSSDPAVATAFGTEASQYGNGVLQIATPDDVAGVERYPPTLGALEAEVPIDMLPKDFAARASHTIPVGEARDILNDMGISVPARIYDKGQLDAWLHQRTPMTESQIQEFYDRASRSSGAGNACG from the coding sequence ATGCCAGAAGGCAACCCGCTTGTCGCGCAGGAGCAGTCGCAGACCACGGCGGTGACCGGGATCGGGATCGCCGAGTCGGCGCAGGGGCTGGCGCAGGGCATTTCAGACGGCTCCTGGGTGGCGGCCGGGCTCGGCGCCGTCGGCACCGGTCTCGAGGTGCTGTCGATGGTGATCGACCCGGTCGGCACGCTCATGCAGTACGGCGTGTCGTGGCTGATCGAGCACGTGCAGCCACTGAAGGAGGCGCTGGACTGGCTCGCGGGGGACCCGCCGGTGATCCAGTCGTTCTCGCAGACCTGGGCCAACGTGGCCGCCGAGGTCTCCGCGATCGCGCAGGAGGTCGGCAACGAGGCCAACAACGGGACCTCGGGCTGGACCGGTACGGGGGCCGATGCCTACCGGGGGTCGGCCGCGCAGCAGGCCGATGCGATCGCCGGGGCGGCATCGCTGTCCGAAGGTATCTCCACCGGCGTGATGATCATGGGCGAAGTCGTCGCGGCGGTGCGGGAGACCGTCCGTGACCTGGTGGCCGAGTTGGTCGGGAAGCTGATCACCTGGGCGCTGGAGGCGGCGGCGACGCTGGGCTTCGCCACCCCGGCGATCGCGGCGCAGGCCACGGCGGCGATCAGCAAGGCGATCTCCACGATCAGCGACCTGATCCGCAAGCTGGTCAAGACGATCAGCAACGTCTCACCGCTGATCCGTAAGGTGATCACGAAGCTGGACGAGATCATCCAGGCACTGGCCAAACTGGGCCGCAAGATCGACGGCGGCAGCCCTTCCGGTGCGACCACACCGTCCGGCGCGACCACACCGTCGGGTTTCGACGGGCCGAGCGGTTTCACCACGCCATCGGGCTCCACCACACCCAGCGGCTCCACGACCCCGAGCGGCAGCACAACGCCGGACGCCCCGTCGAGCAGTCCCAAACCGGACGGCACCTCACCGTCGTCCACCAGCCCCGACGGCACCACCAGCCCGAACGGCAGCACGACCAAACCGGATACCAGTTCGCCGGGCTCGTCTCGCCCCGACGGCTCCCTTCGCAGCGATGCGCAGACCCCTCGCGACCGCGCGCAGGAACCCGTCGGCAGGTGCGGGCGCCGCGAACCGATCGACGTGGCCACCGGCGAGATGTACCTGGTACAGACCGATCTCGAGCTACCCGGCCTACTCCAGTTGGTCATCACCAGGGTCCATGTCTCGTCGTACCGGTCGGGAAGGCTTTTCGGCGACACCTGGGCATCCACACTGGACCAGCGGCTGGAACTCGACGAGGACGGTGCCTGCTACGCGGGCCCGGACGGTGTCATTCTCGTGTATCCGAGGCTCCCACGACACGAATCCGACCGGGTACTTCCGGTGGAAGGTGCCCGGTGGCCACTGACACGGGCGGCCGATGGCTTCCTGATCAGCCAGCCGGAGAGCGGTCGTGTCCTGACCTTCGCCGGTGAAGGGTCACGCCGGCCGCTGGTGGCGGTCAACCACCGCAACGGCGACTGGATCAGATTCCTCCACGACGCCGGGATGCCGACGGGAATCCAGCATTCCGGTGGTTACGACGTGCGGATCGAAACCACCGATTCCAGGGTGACCGCGCTCCGCTTGCGCGAACCCGGAAGTCTGAACTTGATGACCGTCGTTCGGTACGGATACGACGATGCGGGACGCCTTTGCGAGGTCGTCAACTCCTCCGGCCAACCATGGCGCTGCGAATACGACGAGCAGGGCCGTATCACGCGGTGGGTCGCCCGCAACGGCGAATGGTATCGGTATCACTACGACGAAGCGGGCCGCTGTGTGCGGACGGAAGGATCGGGGGGCGCTCTCACCGGACGACTTGACTACGAACCAGCCCGTCGACTCACCCGGGAAACCGACTCGCTGGGTAACGTCTCGCACTACTACTTCAACGAAGCCAATCAACTTGTGCGCCAGCTCGACCCACTCGGCGGGGAAACCAGGTACGAGTGGGATCGCTACGATCGGCTGCTGTCCAGGACGGACGCGCTCGGCCGCACGACCCGATTCGAGTACGACGACAACGGCAACCGGACCGGTATCGTCCGCCCCGATGGTAGTCGGCTCGTGTCCGAGTACAACGAACTCCGGCAGGTTGTGTACCTCAGAGCGCCTGACGGTCGCGAATGGCGAAGGAACTACGACGAACGAGGAAACCTCCTTTCGGTCACGGACGAGCAGGGAGGGGTGACTCGGTACGGCTATGACTCGAAAGGGCATCTGAGCTCTGTCGTCGATCAGTCCGGCAACGTGACCCGGATCGAAACAAATCGGGCCGGATTACCGATCCGGGTGATCGGCGCGGGCGGCGCCGTCACGTCGTACACCAGGGACGTCTTCGGACGGATATCACGCATCGAGGATGCGGCAGGCGGGACGACGTTCATCGGCTGGACCGTGGAGGGATTGCCTACCTGGCGTAAGGCGCCCGATGGAACCGTGGAACGCTGGTCGTACGACGCCGAGGGCAACCGTACCGAGTACGTCGATCAGCTCGGGCGCACGACGAAGACGGCGACCACGCACTTCAATCTTCCCGCGCGGTCGGTCGGTCCGGACGGCCAGGAATTCCGCTTCACCTACGACACGGAGCTGCGCCTGACATCCGTGCGCAACGGGCGGGGAGAGGTGTGGCGCTACGAGTACGACGCGAACGGCAATGTCGTCAGGGAGACGGACTTCAACGGCCGTGAGATGCACTACTCCTACGATGCGGCCGGTCAGTTGGTCGAGCGGCGCAATGGTGCGGCAGAGGTGGTCCGATACACGAGGGACGTTTTCGGCAACGTTGTCGAACGGGATGCCGACGGTAAAACCTCGTGGTTCGAGTACGACTCGCTGGGGCGCACGCTGCGCGCTCGCAATGGCGACGCCGAAGTCGTTCTCCAGCGAGACTCCACCGGCCGGGTCGTGCGTGAGATCATCAACGGTCGAGCGGTGGACACCGGGTACGACTTCATCGGACGCAAGGTCTCTCGCCGCACTCCCACGGGTGCTCAGGCCTACTGGAGCTACGACAGCACGAACCGGGCTTCCGAGTTCCGCACCGGAACACACTCGATCGCGTTCGAGTACGACACTGCCGGGCGTGAGATCGAGCGGCTTCTCGACAGCGGAGTGACTCTCGCGCAGCGTTGGGACTCCAACCATCGGCTGGCGAGTCAGACGCTTTCTGCCACGGGTACCGACGAACGTGGCCACGACTCCCTGCTGGCATGGCGGCGGTTCGGCTACGACGCGGGCGGGCAGCTCCGGTCGATCGAGGAGAGCGGGCTGCGACGCCGTTTCGACGTCGACGTCGCCGGTCGCGTTACGGCTGTGTCCGGATCGGGCTGGAGCGAACGCTACGCCTACGACGCCGCGGGGAACGTCACCGCCGCCGCCTGGCCTGCCACTGACACCGATGTTCAGGGGCTTCGCACCTACCGCGGTGCCCTGCTGCGGGATTCCGGGCTGGTTCGTTACGAGTACGACCGGCAGGGGCGGGTGGTACTGCGCCAGAAGAAGCGCCTGTCGAAAAGACCGGCTACCTGGCGGTATACCTGGGATGCCGAGGACCGGCTCGTCGGCCTGGTGACGCCGGAAGGGGATCGGTGGCGGTACCGGTACGACCCATTCGGGCGTCGGGTCGCGAAGGAGAGGCTGTCCGCCGATGGCGCGTCGGTCGTCGAATGGACGGTTTTCGCCTGGGACGGGCCGCTGCTCGTCGAGCAGGCCGACAGCACCGGCAAGGCGTTGGTGTGGGACTACGAGCCCGGCAGCTTCCGTCCGGTCTCGCAGCAGGAACGTGTAGGCGGCTCGCGTGAGGCCCCCGACGAGTGGTTCGAGAACAGGTTCTGGGCGATCGTGTCCGATCTGGTCGGAACGCCAGCCGAACTCGTCGACGAGCACGGATCGGTGGTGTGGCAGGCCCGGACCACCTTGTGGGGTGTGCCTGCCCAGTCGTCACCAGCGGGTGTCGGTACACCGTTGCGCTTTCCCGGGCAGTACCACGACGCCGAAACCGGACTGAGCTACAACTACCAGCGTTACTACGACCCGGAAACGGGGCGGTACCAAAGTTTCGACCCGCTCGGACTGGCACCGTCGCCCAACCCGAACTCCTACGTACCGAATCCCACGGCGCAGATCGATCCGCTGGGCCTCGAAGGCGGCCCGCTGTTTCGTGGAACGACGGAGGGATACGAGGGTGGAAACGCCGCGCGGAAGCTGGGTGTCACCTTCACCTCGTCTGATCCGGCGGTCGCCACGGCGTTCGGTACGGAGGCCTCCCAGTACGGCAACGGGGTCCTGCAGATCGCCACCCCGGACGACGTGGCCGGTGTCGAACGCTACCCACCCACGCTCGGCGCACTCGAGGCCGAGGTGCCCATCGATATGCTGCCGAAAGATTTCGCGGCGCGGGCCAGCCATACCATCCCGGTCGGCGAGGCCAGGGACATTCTCAACGATATGGGGATATCCGTGCCTGCCCGCATCTACGACAAGGGGCAGCTCGACGCGTGGTTACATCAGCGGACTCCGATGACGGAGAGCCAGATCCAGGAGTTCTACGATCGAGCCTCCAGGAGTTCCGGCGCGGGCAACGCGTGTGGATGA
- a CDS encoding ABC transporter ATP-binding protein, with translation MGSRAASHAHTHDPKPTGWIRRLAAACWRHPVLVVLALGAAVVGVGFQAAIPLLVRAAVDDAVAGVTARLGLLAAGLLGLHLLAFGTAFARRYVGGRLALDVQHDLRRSVFSAVSRLDGGKQDSMRTGQIVSRAITDLQLVTGILMQVPLSAGSVVFAVLALGAMLWMSPLLTLIALVVTPAVAIVVAVSRRRLFPATWSAQQRAADVAQQVEETVTGVRVVKGFGQESREVGKLSATARQLYAERLRAARLSALPTATTSALPAAGQVAVLAVGGILALRGQISLGTFLAFATYVSALVGPARMLAGLVVQAQLTRAGAERVHELVDAQPEVHDPSDPVRLPDGPLDIRFENLRFGYSRSEPVLDGLSLHARAGETLALVGTAGSGKSTTSLLLPRFYDVHEGRILLGDVDVRDIRLCELRSAIGVVFEEAFLFSTSVRDNIAYGRPDASDEEIVAAAKAAEAHEFISALPDGYDTLVGERGLTLSGGQRQRLGLARALLTDPRVLVLDDATSAVDTVTEAAIHETLRDVTAARTTLLIAHRRSTLALADRIAVLDGGRVVDVGTSEELLARCPLFRDLLAGPGDDVEETYRSETLTRNASGITPQLWPSHESRDEVERLAVSAAGRVPDTARPAGGGGGPGARASLDLPPTPELLRRVRELPPATGTPKLGEADPTAPDPRFRLRGLLRPVRALLGVVVVLVALDALATIALPALYQRGVDDGVRVGVESAVWFAAAAGALVIALDWVVINAQTRLTARTGESVLYLLRVRSYAHLQRLGLDYYERELAGRIMTRMTTDVDALSSFLQTGLATAVVSTLTIAGISGALLVTDPGLALYAFAVLPVLVVATVVFRRLASAAYTEARERVSAVNADMQENVSGLRVAQAYTREERSARDFASRSDAYRRSRLRAQRYVATYFPFVTLLSGVAEAIVLIAGAQRVAAGTLSAGVLLAFLLYLGLFFSPVQQLSSVFDGYQQAKVGLRRIGDLLRTPTSVPVADNPVLVPSRLRGEVELEGVEFTYPGTHTPALRDLSLHVPAGTTVALVGATGAGKSTVVKLVARFYDATGGTVRIDGVDVRDYDLQGLRARLGVVPQEAHLFSGTVADNVRYGTPSASDAEVEAAIRSVGALEAVAALPDGFHQQVGERGRSLSAGQRQLVALARAELVDPDVLLLDEATAALDPATESVVLRATDELAKKRTTFVVAHRLATAARADEIVVLDHGRIVERGTHAELLGAGGHYANLWRLGDG, from the coding sequence GTGGGTAGCAGGGCCGCCTCCCACGCGCACACTCACGACCCGAAGCCGACCGGCTGGATCCGCAGGCTGGCTGCCGCCTGCTGGCGCCACCCGGTGCTGGTCGTGCTGGCGCTCGGCGCCGCGGTGGTGGGAGTCGGCTTCCAGGCGGCCATTCCACTGCTGGTCAGAGCCGCCGTTGACGACGCCGTCGCGGGCGTGACCGCACGGCTCGGCCTGCTCGCCGCGGGACTGCTCGGCCTGCACTTACTGGCCTTCGGTACCGCGTTCGCTCGGCGCTACGTCGGCGGACGGCTCGCCCTCGACGTGCAGCACGACCTGCGCCGCTCGGTGTTCTCCGCCGTCTCCCGGCTGGACGGCGGCAAGCAGGACTCGATGCGCACCGGTCAGATCGTCTCGCGCGCGATCACCGACCTGCAGTTGGTCACCGGAATCCTGATGCAGGTGCCGCTCTCGGCGGGTTCGGTGGTGTTCGCCGTGCTCGCGCTGGGGGCGATGCTGTGGATGTCGCCGCTGCTCACACTCATCGCACTGGTCGTGACACCCGCCGTGGCGATCGTGGTGGCCGTCAGCAGGCGAAGGCTCTTCCCCGCCACCTGGTCGGCGCAGCAGCGGGCCGCCGACGTCGCCCAGCAGGTCGAGGAAACGGTCACCGGCGTGCGCGTGGTGAAAGGCTTCGGCCAGGAGTCCCGCGAGGTCGGCAAGCTGTCCGCCACTGCGCGCCAGCTTTACGCCGAGCGGCTGCGCGCGGCCAGGCTCTCGGCTCTGCCCACGGCCACCACCTCGGCGCTGCCCGCGGCGGGCCAGGTTGCCGTGCTCGCCGTCGGCGGCATCCTGGCACTGCGCGGGCAGATCAGCCTCGGAACGTTCCTCGCGTTCGCCACCTACGTCTCCGCGCTCGTTGGGCCGGCGCGGATGCTGGCAGGCCTCGTCGTACAGGCGCAGTTGACGCGGGCGGGCGCGGAACGCGTGCACGAACTCGTCGACGCCCAACCGGAGGTCCACGACCCGAGCGATCCGGTGCGACTGCCCGACGGACCGCTCGATATCCGGTTCGAGAACCTACGGTTCGGATACTCCCGCAGCGAACCGGTGCTTGACGGGCTGTCACTGCACGCCAGAGCCGGCGAGACGCTCGCGCTCGTGGGCACGGCGGGCTCCGGGAAGTCGACGACCTCACTACTGCTGCCACGCTTCTACGACGTGCACGAGGGCCGAATCCTTCTCGGAGATGTCGACGTCCGCGACATCCGCCTTTGCGAGCTGCGCAGCGCCATCGGCGTGGTGTTCGAGGAAGCGTTCCTGTTCTCCACCTCGGTACGCGACAACATCGCCTACGGCAGACCCGACGCGAGCGACGAGGAGATCGTGGCCGCGGCGAAGGCCGCCGAAGCACACGAGTTCATCAGCGCACTCCCGGACGGCTACGACACCCTGGTGGGCGAGCGGGGGCTAACGTTGTCGGGCGGCCAGCGGCAGCGACTAGGGCTGGCGAGGGCGCTGCTGACCGATCCGAGGGTGCTCGTGCTCGACGACGCCACCTCGGCGGTCGACACGGTGACCGAGGCCGCGATCCACGAGACGCTTCGCGACGTCACCGCGGCCCGGACAACGCTGCTGATCGCCCACCGCCGTTCCACACTCGCACTCGCCGACCGCATCGCCGTGCTCGACGGCGGCCGGGTCGTCGACGTCGGCACCTCGGAGGAGTTGCTGGCGCGCTGCCCGCTGTTTCGTGACCTGCTCGCCGGTCCCGGCGACGACGTGGAGGAGACCTACCGCAGCGAGACGCTCACCAGGAACGCGTCCGGGATCACCCCGCAACTATGGCCGAGCCACGAAAGCCGCGACGAGGTGGAGCGGCTGGCGGTTTCGGCGGCTGGCCGCGTCCCCGACACGGCCAGGCCCGCCGGAGGAGGTGGCGGGCCCGGCGCGCGGGCGTCGCTGGACCTGCCACCGACGCCGGAGCTGTTGCGGCGCGTGCGCGAACTACCACCTGCCACTGGGACACCCAAGCTGGGCGAGGCCGACCCAACCGCACCGGACCCGCGGTTTCGGCTGCGGGGGCTGCTGCGCCCGGTCCGGGCGTTGCTCGGCGTCGTCGTGGTGCTCGTGGCGCTCGACGCGCTGGCCACCATCGCGCTTCCCGCGCTGTATCAGCGCGGTGTCGACGACGGCGTCCGCGTCGGCGTCGAGTCGGCGGTGTGGTTCGCCGCCGCTGCCGGTGCGCTGGTGATCGCGCTGGACTGGGTCGTCATCAACGCGCAGACCCGGCTCACCGCCCGGACCGGCGAGTCGGTGCTGTACCTGCTGCGCGTGCGCAGCTACGCCCACCTACAGCGGCTCGGCCTCGACTACTACGAGCGCGAACTCGCGGGCCGGATCATGACGCGGATGACGACCGACGTCGACGCGCTTTCCTCGTTCTTGCAGACCGGGCTGGCCACGGCGGTGGTGAGCACGCTGACCATCGCGGGTATCAGCGGCGCGCTACTGGTGACCGATCCCGGCCTCGCGCTGTACGCCTTCGCGGTGCTGCCCGTGCTCGTGGTGGCCACGGTGGTGTTCCGCAGGCTGGCCTCGGCGGCGTACACCGAGGCGAGGGAGCGGGTAAGCGCCGTCAACGCCGACATGCAGGAGAACGTGAGCGGGTTGCGAGTCGCGCAGGCCTACACGCGCGAGGAGCGCTCGGCGCGGGACTTCGCCTCCCGCAGCGACGCCTACCGCCGCTCCCGGCTGCGGGCGCAGCGCTACGTGGCCACCTACTTCCCGTTCGTCACCCTGCTCTCGGGAGTGGCGGAGGCGATCGTGCTGATCGCGGGGGCGCAGCGGGTGGCGGCGGGCACCCTTTCCGCAGGCGTGCTGCTTGCGTTCCTGCTCTACCTGGGCCTGTTCTTCTCCCCCGTGCAGCAGTTGTCGTCGGTGTTCGACGGCTACCAGCAGGCCAAAGTGGGGCTACGCCGGATCGGCGACCTGCTGCGAACGCCCACATCGGTGCCGGTCGCGGACAACCCCGTGCTGGTGCCGTCGCGGCTGCGCGGGGAGGTGGAGCTGGAGGGGGTGGAGTTCACCTACCCCGGCACACACACCCCGGCACTGCGAGACCTTTCGCTGCACGTGCCCGCGGGTACCACCGTGGCGCTGGTGGGAGCCACCGGCGCCGGAAAGTCCACAGTGGTCAAACTGGTCGCGCGGTTCTACGACGCTACCGGTGGCACCGTGCGCATCGACGGTGTGGACGTGCGCGACTACGACCTACAGGGGCTGCGCGCCCGGCTGGGAGTCGTGCCGCAGGAGGCGCACCTGTTCTCAGGGACGGTTGCCGACAACGTGCGCTACGGCACGCCGTCGGCCTCCGATGCGGAGGTGGAGGCCGCGATTCGTTCGGTGGGGGCGCTGGAGGCGGTGGCCGCGCTGCCCGACGGGTTCCACCAGCAGGTCGGTGAGCGGGGGCGGTCGCTTTCGGCTGGGCAGCGGCAGCTCGTCGCGTTGGCAAGGGCGGAGTTGGTGGACCCGGACGTGCTGCTGCTGGACGAGGCCACGGCGGCGCTGGACCCGGCTACCGAGTCGGTGGTGTTGCGGGCCACCGACGAACTGGCGAAGAAGCGCACGACGTTCGTGGTCGCCCACCGCCTGGCCACCGCCGCGAGAGCCGACGAGATCGTGGTCCTCGACCACGGCCGCATCGTCGAGCGAGGCACCCACGCGGAACTGCTCGGGGCAGGCGGCCACTACGCCAACCTGTGGCGACTGGGCGACGGTTAG
- a CDS encoding ABC transporter permease subunit has product MGNLIKAEMRKILTTKSWWALLIPAFAFAFLFSLGWGAITNDINDYLGSSDAQELAGLVGIELGALPVGLLSLAHGINIGAFFPVIFGVFALAGEYTKKTITTTFLTAPTRGSALTAKMLTYIGWGALYGVVVVAAASLGTLLTVDDRGLPSAGQWLGVLGAGVLATTLATLFGIGVGAVWNSVTGPTVTLAIWMLVVENVLVFVSFGWFGVRWLGGFLPNGTLNGIVGAIGAEAFGAAGLSVPDQIDKDFQWLMQYTAGAPGAFSWWLSALVFFAWTMVFFLAGWAANQRRDIT; this is encoded by the coding sequence ATGGGAAACCTGATCAAGGCAGAGATGCGCAAGATCCTCACCACGAAGAGCTGGTGGGCCCTGCTGATCCCGGCGTTCGCGTTCGCCTTCCTGTTCTCCCTCGGCTGGGGCGCCATCACCAACGACATCAACGACTACCTCGGCAGTTCCGACGCCCAGGAGCTGGCGGGCCTGGTCGGCATCGAACTCGGTGCCCTTCCCGTCGGGCTGCTCTCACTGGCCCACGGCATCAACATCGGCGCGTTCTTCCCTGTCATCTTCGGAGTCTTCGCACTGGCGGGCGAGTACACCAAGAAGACGATCACGACGACCTTTCTGACCGCTCCCACCCGAGGCTCCGCGCTCACCGCGAAGATGCTCACCTACATCGGCTGGGGCGCCCTGTACGGCGTCGTGGTCGTAGCCGCGGCGAGCCTCGGCACACTGCTCACCGTGGACGACCGCGGCCTGCCTTCGGCGGGGCAATGGTTGGGCGTGCTGGGTGCTGGCGTCCTCGCCACCACGCTGGCCACGCTGTTCGGCATCGGAGTCGGCGCCGTGTGGAACAGTGTCACCGGCCCGACCGTCACTCTGGCAATCTGGATGCTGGTAGTGGAAAACGTCCTGGTGTTCGTCAGCTTCGGCTGGTTCGGGGTCCGCTGGCTAGGCGGGTTCCTGCCCAACGGCACGCTGAACGGCATCGTGGGCGCGATCGGAGCCGAGGCCTTCGGTGCGGCAGGCCTTTCGGTGCCCGACCAGATCGACAAGGACTTCCAGTGGCTGATGCAGTACACCGCGGGCGCGCCGGGCGCGTTCTCGTGGTGGCTGTCCGCACTTGTCTTCTTCGCGTGGACCATGGTGTTCTTCCTGGCGGGCTGGGCCGCCAACCAGCGTCGCGACATCACCTAG
- a CDS encoding ABC transporter ATP-binding protein — MHDGSGRIAVQNLTKQFGPVTAVANLSFSVEPGSVTGFLGPNGAGKTTTLRMLLGLVTPTAGTATINGRPHHQLGNPARVVGSVLENEGFHPKRTARNHLRVYAAAIGVPDQRVDELLALVGLTPAAERKAGEFSLGMRQRLALATALLGDPQVLVLDEPSNGLDPEGIAWLRSFLRSFAQQGRTVLVSSHLLSEVEQTIDQVVIISAGMTRYYGPLEQLRNSQQARVLVQPADATGLVSALQQAGVNQVEPTPDGRVAVSGATVQQIGDIAAKAGIAVYGMQEEKADLEQLFFQLTNPQYGAAPYGQQVPQQHGGWGGPPPPPTATAPPSPPMGYQQPQQPGYQPQQPNQGWGGQQQ, encoded by the coding sequence ATGCACGACGGCAGCGGCCGCATCGCGGTGCAGAACCTCACCAAACAGTTCGGACCCGTGACAGCGGTCGCGAACCTCAGCTTCTCCGTCGAACCGGGCTCGGTTACGGGCTTTCTCGGTCCGAACGGGGCCGGTAAGACCACGACCCTGCGGATGCTGCTCGGGCTCGTGACACCGACGGCGGGTACGGCCACGATCAACGGCAGACCGCACCATCAACTGGGCAACCCTGCCAGGGTCGTGGGTTCGGTGCTGGAGAACGAGGGCTTCCATCCCAAGCGGACGGCACGCAATCACCTGCGGGTGTACGCCGCGGCGATCGGCGTTCCCGACCAGCGGGTCGACGAACTACTCGCGCTGGTCGGCCTCACCCCCGCCGCGGAACGCAAGGCTGGCGAGTTCTCACTCGGTATGAGGCAGCGACTCGCGCTGGCGACCGCACTGTTGGGCGACCCGCAAGTGCTGGTACTCGACGAACCTTCCAACGGCCTCGACCCTGAAGGCATCGCCTGGCTTCGCTCGTTCCTGCGCTCGTTCGCCCAGCAGGGCCGCACCGTGCTGGTGTCCAGCCACCTGCTGTCGGAGGTCGAGCAGACCATCGACCAGGTCGTGATCATCAGCGCGGGGATGACGCGGTACTACGGCCCGCTCGAGCAGCTTCGCAACAGCCAGCAGGCCAGGGTGCTGGTGCAACCGGCGGATGCCACCGGTCTGGTGAGCGCGCTGCAACAGGCGGGCGTCAACCAGGTGGAGCCAACACCCGACGGCCGAGTGGCGGTGTCGGGAGCGACCGTGCAGCAGATCGGCGACATCGCCGCCAAGGCGGGTATCGCTGTTTACGGGATGCAGGAGGAGAAGGCGGACCTGGAGCAGCTGTTCTTCCAGCTCACCAACCCGCAGTACGGAGCAGCGCCGTACGGCCAGCAGGTACCGCAGCAGCACGGCGGCTGGGGCGGCCCGCCGCCTCCGCCGACGGCCACGGCACCACCCTCGCCTCCGATGGGCTACCAGCAGCCTCAGCAACCGGGATACCAGCCACAGCAGCCGAATCAGGGCTGGGGAGGACAGCAGCAGTGA